A single window of Enterobacteriaceae bacterium ESL0689 DNA harbors:
- a CDS encoding enhanced serine sensitivity protein SseB C-terminal domain-containing protein, producing MPETNNELERALEKATHDPAARALFYRQLLNASVWVPGQCSADNPQDLPRWQREDGTTVIPFFTSLAALQQATGGTPFFVGMPVTTLFTLAAGELLMINANLAVSKLFMPDEIRQLLADDRNTSGGHTVLEGGESVLLSAITEPPAQMITALTTLFKTLKMVRRAFLCSVKESVTDPENMLIGIEMEGDIDSIIQIIGDTAMEALAEDASIDICRVVEGDGGISHFMIAHIAPFYEKRWGSFLRDFKPLPVN from the coding sequence ATACCTGAAACAAACAATGAATTAGAAAGGGCGCTGGAAAAAGCGACGCATGATCCAGCCGCTCGCGCACTATTTTATCGTCAGTTGCTGAACGCCAGCGTCTGGGTTCCCGGGCAGTGTTCAGCAGACAATCCGCAGGATCTCCCGCGCTGGCAGCGGGAGGATGGCACGACCGTGATTCCGTTTTTTACCTCGCTAGCGGCATTACAGCAGGCCACGGGGGGAACGCCATTTTTTGTCGGGATGCCGGTAACAACACTGTTTACGCTGGCCGCGGGAGAGCTCCTGATGATCAATGCGAATCTGGCGGTCAGTAAACTATTTATGCCTGATGAAATCCGCCAGTTGCTGGCGGATGACAGAAACACTTCCGGCGGCCATACCGTGCTGGAAGGGGGCGAATCGGTACTGTTATCTGCGATAACGGAACCGCCCGCACAAATGATTACCGCGTTAACGACATTGTTTAAGACGCTGAAAATGGTTCGACGGGCATTTTTATGTTCTGTCAAAGAGAGCGTTACTGATCCGGAAAATATGCTGATCGGCATTGAAATGGAGGGCGATATTGACAGTATCATCCAGATAATCGGTGATACGGCGATGGAGGCACTGGCAGAAGATGCATCTATTGATATCTGTCGGGTGGTGGAGGGTGACGGCGGAATAAGCCACTTTATGATCGCCCATATCGCCCCTTTTTATGAGAAGCGGTGGGGGAGTTTCCTGCGTGATTTTAAACCGTTGCCTGTTAACTGA